In the Rubrivivax gelatinosus IL144 genome, AGGACACGCTGAGCTATCTGGCCAACGTGCACAACACCAAGGCCGCGGCGTTCTACGCGCGCCACGGCGTCAAGGTCATCGAAGCGGCCTACGAGAGCCACGAGCGCAGCGACGAGGTCAGCCTGATGATCACGCGCCACTGCGTGCGCTGGTCGCTGTCGCTGTGCCCCAAGCAGGCCAAGGGCGTCATCGGCGTGCAGGGCACGGTGCGCGCCGAGCCGCTGACGCTGGTCTCCGGCGGCGAACGCCTGACGCTGCGCTTCGACTGCAAGCCCTGCGAGATGCACGTCGTCGGCCGCATCAGGAAGAGCGTGCTGCGCGAGGCGGCAGCGGTGCCGATGCAGTTCTACCGGACGAAACCGGCGGGCAAGCCGGCACGGCGGGCCGGCTGAGGCCGGTCAGCGTTCGCCGTCGGCGGCGGGCAGCGCGGTGGCCTGCGACCAGACGGCCTGCCAGACGTCGCCGCGCAACTCGTAGCTGTCGGTGTGCCAGCAGCGGAGCGTGCGGCCGGACGGAAAACCGAGTTCGGCTACGTAGCGCACCACCGCCATCGTCGTAGAACGCCGGACCCGCATCGGGCCGTGGTGCCAGGCGGCGTAAAACGGGCCGGCGGCGATCTCGGCCAGATAGCGCTCTCGCGAGAAGGCGCGGCCCGCAGGCGTGAGCAGTTCGTAATCCGGCGCGTGCAGGCGCTCGATCAACACGAGGTCGCGGTCGACGAGGGCGCGTGTGCGCCGCTGCTCGAGTCCCCGGAAAAAGTCGTCGTCGGGCTCGGACACGGCCTTGGCCCGTTCAGCGCCGGTCGACCAAGGCGTGGGCGATCGTGCCCAGGTCGACGTACTCGATTTCGCTGCCCGCCGGCACGCCGCGCGCCAGGCGCGTGACCTTCAGGCCGCGGGAACGCAGCGCCTGGGCCAGCGCGTGCGCGGTGACCTCGCCTTCGGCAGTGAAGCTGGTGGCGAGGATGACTTCCTGCACGGTGCCGTCGCTCGCGCGTTCGATCAGCTCGGCGGCGCCGATGTCGCCGGCGCCGATGCCGTCCAGCGGCGACAGCCGGCCCATCAGCACGAAGTACAGGCCGCGGTAGCCGCCGCTGCGTTCCAGCGCGTGCTGGTCGGCCGGCGTCTCGACGACGCACAGCAGCCGGGCGTCGCGCTCGGGGTCGCGGCAGACCGGGCAGACCTCGTCTTCGGTGAAGGTGTGGCAGCGCGCGCAGTGGTGCACACGCTCGGCCGCGACGTCCAGCGCGTGCGCCAGGCGGCGCGCGCCATCGCGGTCGTGCTGCAGCAGGTGGAAGGCGACGCGCTGCGCCGACTTCTGGCCGACGCCCGGCAGCCGCCGCAGCGCCTCGATCAGCGCGTCGAGCGCGGTGTCGGCCATCGGCAAGGCGTCAGAACGGGAACTTCATGCCCGGCGGCATCGGCATGCCGGCCGTCAGCTTGCCCATCTTCTCGGCGCTGATCTCGTCGGCACGGCGCACGGCATCGTTGAACGCGGCGGCGACCAGGTCTTCGAGCATGTCCTTGTCGTCGGCCAGCAGGCTGGGGTCGATGCTCAGGCGGCGCACGTCGTGCTTGCAGGTCATCACGACCTTCACCAGGCCGGCGCCCGACTGGCCCTCGACCTCCAGCTGCGCCAGCTCTTCCTGGGCGCGCTTCATGTTTTCCTGCATCGCCTGGGCCTGCTTCATCAGCCCGGCGAGTTGGCCCTTCATCATCGTCGTGTCCTTTCGTGGCGGCCTCGGGGCCGCCGAAAACGCGGGATTATCGTCGTGCGGCAGCGCCGCTCAGACCGGCTTGATCGAGTTCGGCACCAGGCGTGCCGTGGGGAACTGACGCATCAGCTCCAGCACCACCGGGTCGTGGCGGATCGTGTGCTCGGCCTCCTGCTGGCGGCGCGTGCGCTCCCAGGCGTCACGCTTGGCCGGCGTGTCCTCGGGCGAACCGGGTTCGAGCACCAGATCGACCGGCGCGCCGAGCTCCGCGGCCATCGCGGCCGCCAGCTTCTCGCGCAGCGCATTGGTGCGCAGCGACTCGCGTTCGACCTGCAGCCGCCAGCGCTGCGGCGCGGCGGCCTCGTCGACCTCGACCAGCCCGCCCTGCCAGGCGAGTTCACGCAGCAGCGCCGAGACGGCACCGCGCTCGGCCATCGCCTGGCACAGCGCATACCAGCGGTCGCCCAGCGGCGTGCGCGGCGGCGGCGCGGGCGGCTCGTCGCGGCGCACCGGGCGCGGGCGGCGTTCGACGGGAGGCGGTTCGTCGGGCACGGCGTCGACCGGAGCGGGCTCGAAGCGCTCGGGCTCCGGATCCGGCACTGCAGCCGGCCTGCGCGACGGCGCCGGAACGGCGTGTCGGTACTCGCCTTCGGGCGGCGGCTCGTCGTCACGGCCCCAGGGCGGCTCGTCGTCAGGCGGTGCCGAGCGCGTTTCGATGCGTTCAGGAGCCGCCTGCGGCGCCGGCGCAGGAGGTTCGCGGCGGCGTTCGGCAACAGGCGCGGACGCGGGTGCCGCAGGCTGCGGCGCGACCACCGGCGCCACCGGCACAGGCCGCGGCGGCGGCGAGGCCGGGACGACCGGCGCAGCAGCCTTGGCCACCGGCATCGTCATCGCCGGCGGCGATGGCGCGCGCAGCGGCGCCGAACGCGGCGCTTCGCGCGGCGGCACCGGCGCGGCACCGGCCGGCGGGAAGGCCAGCAGGCGCAGCAGCACCATCGTCAGCGCGCCGTACTCGTCGCTCATCAGCGCCAGCTCGGCGCGGCCGTGCAGCGCGATGCTGTAGAGCAGCTGCGTCTCGTCGGGTGGCAGCACGCTGGCCAGCGCACGCGCGTCCTCGGTGTCGGGGTCCTGCGCATCCAGCGCGCCGGGAACGGCCTGCTCGACGGCCATCTGCTGCAGCAGCGAGGCCAGTTCCTCCAGCGTCGCCGAGGCCGACAGGCCCATCGCGCGCAGCGCGTCGACGGTGGCCAGCACCGCGGCGCCGTCGCGTGCGGCCAGCGCCTCGACGAGCCGGCGTGCATGGCCGCGGTCGACGCTGCCCAGCATGCCGCGCACGACGGCCTCGTCGACCCGGCCGCCACCGTAGGCGATGGCCTGGTCGGTCAGCGACAGCGCGTCGCGCATCGATCCGCGCGCGGCACGCGAGAGCAGGCGCAGCGAGGCCTCGTCGTGCGGCACGTGCTCGGCGGCCAGCACCTCCTGCAGGTGCTCGTGCACCGTCTGCGGCGCCATCGGCCGCAGGTTGAACTGCAGGCAGCGCGACAGCACCGTCGGCAGCATCTTCTCCGGGTCGGTCGTCGCGAGCACGAACTTCAGGTACTCGGGCGGCTCCTCCAGCGTCTTCAGCAGCGCGTTGAAGGCGTCCTTGGTCAGCTGATGCGCCTCGTCGATCATGAAGACCTTGAAGCGGCCGATGCCGGGCTTGTAGGCGGCACGCTCGATCAGGTCGCGGATCTCGTCGATGCTGCGGTTGCTGGCCGCGTCGAGCTCGATGTAGTCGATGTAGCGGTCGCCGTCGATCTCGGTACAGGCGCTGCAGACGCCGCAGGGATGCGCGGTGATGCCGCCGGTGCCATCGGGCCCGGTGCAGTTCAGGCTCTTGGCCAGGATGCGCGAGACGGTGGTCTTGCCAATCCCGCGCGTGCCGGTGAAGAGGTAGGCGTGGTGCAGCCGCTGCTGCTCCAGCGCGTTGCTCAGCGCACGGACGACGTGCTCCTGGCCGACCATCTGGTCGAAGCTGCGGGGACGGTATTTGCGCGCGAGGACGACGTAGCTCACCGGGCCATTCTACGGGCGGGGGGCGATAATCCCGGCCCATGCAAGCACCCGCCAACACTCCGCTGAGCTACGAGCAGTCCGGCGTCGTCTACGACCTGATCGACCCGCTCAAAGTGGCCGCGCAGCGCGCCGCCGCCGCCACCGCCCCGCATCTCGCGGGCCACGGCTTCACCGAGGTGAAGGCCTCGCGCGGCGAATCCGCCTACGTCGTCGACGTCGGCCCGTTCTACCTCGCCAGCATCGTCGAATGCCTGGGCAGCAAGGCCCTGGTCGCCGACGAGATGCAAAAGCTCACCGGCCGCAGCTACTACTCGGCAATAGCGCAGGACACGATCGCGATGGCGGTCAACGACCTGATCACCGTCGGCGCCACGCCGCTGGTCGTGCAGGCCTACTGGGCCGCCGGCGGCAGCGACTGGTTCGGCGACGCCGAGCGCGCGCAGGCGCTGGTGGCCGGCTGGAAGGCCGCCTGCGACACCTGCCGCGTCGCCTGGGGCGGCGGCGAGACGCCGGCGCTGGCCGGCATCGTCGAGAGCGGCCGCATCGACCTGGCCGCCTCGTGCACTGGCATCGTCAACCCGAAGCAGCGCCTGTCGCTGGGCGACGAGCTCGCCGCCGGCGACGCGATCGTGCTGCTGGCCTCCAGCGGCATCCACGCCAACGGCCTGAGCCTGGCGCGCAAGCTGGTCGAGCGCCTGCCCGAGGGCTACCTGACCGAGGTCGAGCCGGGCCTCGCCTACGGCGACGCGCTGCTCGCGCCGACGACGCTGTATTCGCCGGTCACCGAGGCGCTGGCCGCCGCCGGCGTGCGCGTGCACTACGCCGCCAACGTCACCGGCCACGGCTGGCGCAAGCTGCTGCGCCACCCGGGCACCTTCACCTACCGCATCACCGCGGTGCCCAAGGTGCCGCCGGTGCTGGCCTTCATCCAGCGCCACGCCGGCCAGGACGACGCCGAGGCCTACGGCACGCTGAACATGGGCGCCGGCTTCGCGCTCTACGTCGCCGCCGCGGACGCCGAGCGCACCGTCGAGATCGCGCGCGCCCAGGGCATCGAGGCCATCGTCGCCGGCCGCGTCGAAGCCGGTCCCAAGCGCCTCGTCGTCGAGCCGCTGGGCATCGAGTGGGGCGACGACGCGCTGCAGCTGCGCTGAGAGCCGATGGCCCGCGGTGCCACCTGGGCACCGGCGGGCCCGCCGCGCACTGCGGCTAGAATGCGCCGTGACGGGCCTCCCCGCATGGAAGCGCGCCCAACCGGGTCAGGTGGGGAACCAAGCAGCCCTAAGCGTTGCAACCAGTGCCGGGGGTAAGGCTCGTCACCCTCCCCTCCCCCTCTTCCCCACGCCGTCCGGCAAGCCTTCGGGCAAACGCGACCGGATCCGGCATCACGAACTCCATTGCCTCTGATCCGGCGCAAACCGCGCTGAACCGCATGTCGGCATTCGCCGACTCCGCGTTGACGGTCATTGCACGCATCGGCAATTCTGTCGCCCGCATGCCATTCGGCCATGCGATGACCAACCGACAGGGAAACGATGAAGAAGATCGCAATGATCGCCGCCGCCGTTCTGGCCTGCGGCGCCGCCCAAGCGCAAACGAATGCCTCGCCGATTTACGCCGAGATCGGTTATTCACTGCTGCACGCCGACGTCGGCTCCAATGGCCTCGACATCGGGGCCGTGCGCGGCATCGTCGGTTACGAGCTGCACCCGTACCTCGCCCTCGAAGCGATGCTCGCCGTCGGCGTAACCGACGACAGGACCAAGGCGCTCTTCCTCGAGCGCGTCAAGCTGAAGATGGAACACGCCTACGGGCTGTACATCAAGCCGAAACTCCAGGTCACCGACAGCCTGCAACTGTTCGG is a window encoding:
- a CDS encoding nuclear transport factor 2 family protein, which codes for MSEPDDDFFRGLEQRRTRALVDRDLVLIERLHAPDYELLTPAGRAFSRERYLAEIAAGPFYAAWHHGPMRVRRSTTMAVVRYVAELGFPSGRTLRCWHTDSYELRGDVWQAVWSQATALPAADGER
- the dnaX gene encoding DNA polymerase III subunit gamma/tau, coding for MSYVVLARKYRPRSFDQMVGQEHVVRALSNALEQQRLHHAYLFTGTRGIGKTTVSRILAKSLNCTGPDGTGGITAHPCGVCSACTEIDGDRYIDYIELDAASNRSIDEIRDLIERAAYKPGIGRFKVFMIDEAHQLTKDAFNALLKTLEEPPEYLKFVLATTDPEKMLPTVLSRCLQFNLRPMAPQTVHEHLQEVLAAEHVPHDEASLRLLSRAARGSMRDALSLTDQAIAYGGGRVDEAVVRGMLGSVDRGHARRLVEALAARDGAAVLATVDALRAMGLSASATLEELASLLQQMAVEQAVPGALDAQDPDTEDARALASVLPPDETQLLYSIALHGRAELALMSDEYGALTMVLLRLLAFPPAGAAPVPPREAPRSAPLRAPSPPAMTMPVAKAAAPVVPASPPPRPVPVAPVVAPQPAAPASAPVAERRREPPAPAPQAAPERIETRSAPPDDEPPWGRDDEPPPEGEYRHAVPAPSRRPAAVPDPEPERFEPAPVDAVPDEPPPVERRPRPVRRDEPPAPPPRTPLGDRWYALCQAMAERGAVSALLRELAWQGGLVEVDEAAAPQRWRLQVERESLRTNALREKLAAAMAAELGAPVDLVLEPGSPEDTPAKRDAWERTRRQQEAEHTIRHDPVVLELMRQFPTARLVPNSIKPV
- a CDS encoding AIR synthase-related protein; this translates as MQAPANTPLSYEQSGVVYDLIDPLKVAAQRAAAATAPHLAGHGFTEVKASRGESAYVVDVGPFYLASIVECLGSKALVADEMQKLTGRSYYSAIAQDTIAMAVNDLITVGATPLVVQAYWAAGGSDWFGDAERAQALVAGWKAACDTCRVAWGGGETPALAGIVESGRIDLAASCTGIVNPKQRLSLGDELAAGDAIVLLASSGIHANGLSLARKLVERLPEGYLTEVEPGLAYGDALLAPTTLYSPVTEALAAAGVRVHYAANVTGHGWRKLLRHPGTFTYRITAVPKVPPVLAFIQRHAGQDDAEAYGTLNMGAGFALYVAAADAERTVEIARAQGIEAIVAGRVEAGPKRLVVEPLGIEWGDDALQLR
- the recR gene encoding recombination mediator RecR, which encodes MADTALDALIEALRRLPGVGQKSAQRVAFHLLQHDRDGARRLAHALDVAAERVHHCARCHTFTEDEVCPVCRDPERDARLLCVVETPADQHALERSGGYRGLYFVLMGRLSPLDGIGAGDIGAAELIERASDGTVQEVILATSFTAEGEVTAHALAQALRSRGLKVTRLARGVPAGSEIEYVDLGTIAHALVDRR
- a CDS encoding YbaB/EbfC family nucleoid-associated protein, whose product is MMKGQLAGLMKQAQAMQENMKRAQEELAQLEVEGQSGAGLVKVVMTCKHDVRRLSIDPSLLADDKDMLEDLVAAAFNDAVRRADEISAEKMGKLTAGMPMPPGMKFPF
- a CDS encoding porin family protein — encoded protein: MKKIAMIAAAVLACGAAQAQTNASPIYAEIGYSLLHADVGSNGLDIGAVRGIVGYELHPYLALEAMLAVGVTDDRTKALFLERVKLKMEHAYGLYIKPKLQVTDSLQLFGRVGYAESKFKATREGYGSDSDSDHDVSFGIGLNYAFSKAMYGTLDYTRYYDKDDFKVNGLTFGVGYKF